A window of Pirellula sp. SH-Sr6A contains these coding sequences:
- a CDS encoding acyltransferase family protein gives MPNDDIARNEDITKGLANHQPEVRTHRLQSLDAFRGMVVLMMASGGMGLANVASSFPQSSWMQWVGRQTEHATWRGCTLWDLIQPAFMFMVGVALPWSLQKRRASGDRFARLLCHALWRSLLLVLIAIFLTSAWSSQTEWVFTNVLTQIGLGYPILFLLGFAPDRAVWGMTLGILGATWVAFAIFPIPSPDFAWEKVGIPETWNFLTGFESHWEKNANIAAWFDRWFLNLFPRAKPFEFSSGGYQTLNFVPSIATMAFGMLCGRALLPPANVGRAAGAIACFGVVGIVMGVALDYFGICPMVKRIWTPSFAFTSSGAVALALSFFVLVIDLAKWRRWAFVFVVAGMNPLTLYCLWQLSSGFIRKQTAIHLGASFFHSLGEVWKPALERGWVLLVLWCIVAWMYQRKIFLRL, from the coding sequence ATGCCAAACGACGACATTGCGAGAAACGAAGACATTACGAAAGGCTTAGCCAATCACCAACCTGAGGTTAGAACCCACCGCCTCCAATCTCTCGATGCGTTTCGAGGGATGGTCGTCCTGATGATGGCGTCCGGTGGAATGGGCCTGGCGAACGTGGCATCCTCGTTTCCGCAATCCTCGTGGATGCAATGGGTCGGACGACAAACAGAACACGCAACGTGGCGAGGTTGCACCCTGTGGGATCTCATTCAGCCCGCCTTTATGTTCATGGTGGGCGTTGCGTTGCCGTGGTCTCTTCAGAAGAGGAGAGCGAGTGGGGATCGATTTGCCCGGCTCCTTTGCCATGCTCTATGGCGATCGCTGTTGCTCGTGTTGATTGCGATTTTTCTCACGTCGGCCTGGAGTTCCCAAACCGAATGGGTCTTTACGAATGTCCTTACCCAGATCGGTCTTGGATACCCCATCCTGTTTCTGCTGGGATTCGCCCCGGATCGCGCGGTCTGGGGAATGACGCTCGGGATTCTCGGAGCGACTTGGGTGGCATTTGCGATCTTCCCAATTCCATCACCTGATTTTGCATGGGAGAAGGTCGGTATTCCGGAGACTTGGAATTTTCTCACCGGCTTCGAATCGCATTGGGAAAAGAATGCCAACATCGCAGCTTGGTTTGATCGCTGGTTTTTGAACCTGTTTCCGCGCGCGAAACCTTTTGAATTCAGCAGCGGTGGGTATCAGACGCTGAACTTTGTTCCTTCCATTGCAACAATGGCGTTCGGGATGCTGTGCGGTCGAGCGTTGCTCCCTCCCGCGAACGTGGGCCGTGCGGCAGGTGCAATCGCATGCTTTGGTGTTGTCGGCATCGTCATGGGCGTCGCGCTCGATTACTTCGGAATCTGCCCGATGGTCAAGCGGATTTGGACCCCTAGCTTCGCTTTTACCAGCTCTGGAGCGGTCGCGCTTGCACTCTCGTTTTTCGTCCTGGTTATCGATCTTGCGAAATGGAGACGTTGGGCATTTGTGTTCGTCGTTGCTGGGATGAATCCCTTGACGCTCTATTGTCTTTGGCAATTGAGCAGTGGATTTATCCGAAAGCAAACAGCGATTCACCTAGGCGCCTCGTTTTTCCATTCTCTCGGGGAGGTATGGAAACCTGCCTTAGAACGCGGGTGGGTCCTACTCGTTCTGTGGTGCATCGTCGCATGGATGTACCAACGCAAGATCTTTTTAAGGCTCTAG
- a CDS encoding rhomboid family intramembrane serine protease produces the protein MIPVSTDAPIYHYPIGTVGLIAANLGCFLLFCNLPSMGAMDSPEAFEESFYWVDRLALEFGAFQPWQWFTCNFLHADWIHLIGNMIFLWSFGLIVEGKIGLVRFLSLYAIVGTVFGMVAQLSSIVFAWEGISLGASGVIFGLLAFCIAWAPANEFEVIWLLGRAGGTLEISILVFGALFVAKEALFFGLGGFQVSSELFHIVGFIVALPFALWMVRAGQVDCEGWDIFSYLSGATGANSRIAKNRVAMEMARERAASAKQSNSDRIATQKALQNGLPPEKRAVQFRDQVRAAIDSGSYELAAKLQEKITLSNPGITWNQEDLYATIHGLLKERKYEAVAPLMSLHIDSFETHRTAMQKLLIKMWLKEQRPRHALRFMRGIDRSQLSSKELDEIRQLANHAQKLIDAGVVEFSN, from the coding sequence ATGATACCGGTATCTACCGATGCACCCATCTATCATTACCCGATTGGAACCGTTGGATTAATCGCTGCGAATCTCGGGTGCTTCTTATTGTTCTGCAATCTACCTTCCATGGGTGCAATGGACTCTCCAGAGGCCTTCGAAGAGTCATTCTATTGGGTCGATAGGCTCGCGCTGGAATTCGGAGCGTTCCAACCTTGGCAATGGTTTACATGCAATTTCCTTCATGCTGACTGGATTCACTTGATCGGCAACATGATCTTCCTTTGGTCATTCGGCTTGATCGTCGAGGGGAAGATTGGTCTTGTCCGATTTCTGAGTCTCTATGCGATCGTCGGCACGGTTTTCGGGATGGTCGCGCAGTTGAGTTCGATTGTCTTTGCGTGGGAGGGAATTTCGTTGGGAGCATCCGGCGTCATCTTCGGGCTCTTGGCTTTTTGTATTGCATGGGCTCCTGCGAACGAATTCGAAGTCATTTGGCTGCTAGGGAGAGCGGGAGGGACCCTGGAGATTTCGATTCTGGTATTCGGCGCACTCTTCGTCGCGAAGGAAGCTCTCTTTTTTGGTCTCGGCGGCTTTCAAGTAAGTTCGGAGTTGTTCCACATCGTAGGATTCATCGTCGCTTTACCCTTCGCTCTCTGGATGGTAAGAGCGGGGCAAGTGGATTGCGAGGGATGGGATATCTTCTCCTATCTTTCCGGCGCCACAGGTGCGAATTCTAGGATTGCTAAGAATCGAGTCGCCATGGAAATGGCTCGCGAGCGTGCCGCCAGTGCTAAACAATCCAATTCCGATCGAATTGCTACCCAAAAGGCATTGCAAAATGGTTTGCCACCCGAGAAGCGGGCAGTTCAATTTCGTGACCAAGTTCGAGCTGCGATCGACTCGGGCTCCTATGAGCTCGCGGCGAAACTCCAGGAGAAGATAACCCTGTCCAATCCCGGAATCACTTGGAATCAAGAAGACCTGTATGCGACTATCCACGGGCTACTGAAGGAACGCAAGTACGAGGCTGTGGCGCCGCTAATGTCACTGCATATCGACTCGTTCGAGACACATCGAACGGCCATGCAGAAGCTGCTCATCAAGATGTGGCTCAAGGAGCAACGGCCTCGCCACGCTTTGCGTTTCATGCGAGGAATAGATCGAAGCCAATTAAGTTCTAAAGAATTGGATGAAATACGCCAGCTCGCGAACCACGCTCAGAAATTGATCGACGCCGGCGTGGTCGAATTTTCCAACTAG
- the katG gene encoding catalase/peroxidase HPI, whose protein sequence is MRSFTANLRMKSGKKLSTPRVRRRRLSVLRSLLWGTLAIGSASLSGTVILAQSHDSPVPAAAAPHVGGPGVGHGAGHGAAGGKCPVTGAFQSFAALAKSVQQDDSGIEGTVGSMSNGDWWPDQLNLKILHQNSPMGNPMGESFNYAEEFKKLDLAAVKKDIAALMTQSQDWWPADYGHYGPLFIRMAWHSAGTYRVQDGRGGAGYGTQRFAPLNSWPDNANLDKARRLLWPIKQKYGKRISWADLMVLTGNVALESMGFKTFGFAGGRADVWEPQEDIYWGPESEWLGDKRYTGDRDLENPLAAVQMGLIYVNPEGPNGKPDPIAAARDIRETFARMAMNDEETVALIAGGHTFGKAHGAASPEGNVGPEPEGASIEEQGLGWKNKLGKGNAGDTITSGLEGAWTTTPTEWSNGYFENLFGYEWELTKSPAGAAQWKPKGDAGKGTVPDAHDPKKSHAPIMFTTDLALRMDPIYAKISKRFHDNPKEFELAFAKAWYKLTHRDMGPVARCLGPEVPEPQIWQDPIPAVDHELVGEQDIASLKSQIVKSGLPISQLVATAWASASTFRGTDKRGGANGGRIRLQPQKDWAVNEPAELKTTLTVLEKIQKEFNGAQRGGKKISMADLIVLAGCAGVEEAAKRAGTPVQVPFEPGRADTTQELTDTASFKPLEPTVDGFRNYKHPKHKRPAEQYLVDRAHMLTLSAPEMTALVGGLRVLGANTGNTKLGVFTEKPETLTNDFFVHLLDQETEWKKSGDSEEVFEGKDRKSGKVKWTGTRVDLVFGSNSQLRAISEVYASGDGKEKFVKDFVAAWNKVMHLDRFDLDPSLRQAAKKVASN, encoded by the coding sequence ATGCGCAGCTTCACCGCGAATTTACGAATGAAAAGTGGGAAGAAACTCTCCACTCCACGAGTGCGTCGCCGCCGTTTGAGCGTCTTGCGATCCCTGCTCTGGGGAACGCTGGCGATCGGTTCGGCGAGTTTATCCGGCACGGTAATCCTGGCTCAATCCCATGATAGTCCGGTACCTGCGGCGGCGGCCCCGCACGTTGGAGGGCCCGGTGTGGGGCATGGAGCAGGTCATGGCGCAGCCGGTGGGAAGTGCCCGGTGACCGGCGCATTCCAGTCCTTTGCTGCCTTGGCGAAATCCGTTCAGCAGGACGATTCCGGTATCGAAGGCACCGTCGGTTCGATGAGCAATGGTGATTGGTGGCCCGATCAACTCAACCTAAAAATCTTGCATCAGAATTCCCCGATGGGGAACCCCATGGGAGAAAGCTTTAATTACGCCGAGGAGTTTAAGAAGCTTGATCTCGCTGCGGTGAAGAAGGATATCGCGGCACTGATGACGCAATCACAGGATTGGTGGCCCGCCGATTACGGGCATTATGGACCGTTGTTTATCCGAATGGCTTGGCACAGCGCCGGTACCTACCGCGTTCAAGATGGCCGAGGCGGGGCAGGATACGGAACCCAGCGATTTGCTCCGCTCAATAGTTGGCCTGACAACGCGAACTTGGACAAGGCACGCAGGTTGCTCTGGCCGATCAAGCAGAAATATGGGAAGCGGATCTCCTGGGCGGATCTTATGGTCTTGACCGGCAACGTCGCACTGGAATCGATGGGCTTCAAAACCTTCGGATTCGCAGGTGGACGAGCCGACGTGTGGGAACCCCAAGAAGACATTTACTGGGGCCCGGAAAGCGAATGGCTCGGTGACAAACGTTACACCGGAGATCGCGACCTGGAGAATCCCTTGGCTGCGGTGCAAATGGGACTCATCTACGTCAATCCAGAAGGCCCTAATGGAAAGCCCGATCCAATCGCGGCAGCCCGCGACATTCGAGAGACATTTGCCCGCATGGCCATGAATGATGAAGAAACGGTCGCTCTCATCGCAGGAGGTCACACGTTTGGCAAGGCACACGGTGCCGCGTCGCCAGAGGGAAATGTCGGCCCCGAGCCAGAAGGGGCTTCCATTGAGGAGCAGGGACTCGGCTGGAAGAACAAGCTGGGGAAAGGGAACGCGGGTGACACGATTACCAGTGGTCTCGAGGGCGCGTGGACCACTACCCCTACCGAATGGTCCAACGGATATTTCGAAAACCTGTTCGGATACGAATGGGAACTGACCAAGAGTCCCGCCGGCGCAGCGCAGTGGAAACCCAAAGGGGATGCGGGGAAGGGAACGGTTCCCGATGCGCATGACCCGAAGAAGTCGCACGCACCGATCATGTTCACGACCGACCTAGCACTCCGCATGGATCCCATCTATGCGAAAATCTCGAAACGGTTTCATGACAACCCGAAGGAGTTTGAGTTGGCCTTCGCGAAAGCTTGGTACAAGCTGACACATCGCGATATGGGGCCCGTCGCTCGATGCCTGGGACCCGAAGTTCCCGAACCTCAAATTTGGCAAGATCCCATTCCCGCCGTCGATCATGAACTGGTCGGCGAGCAAGACATTGCATCGCTCAAGTCTCAAATCGTGAAGTCCGGTTTACCCATCTCGCAGTTGGTCGCGACTGCGTGGGCTTCCGCATCCACTTTCCGAGGGACCGACAAACGGGGCGGAGCCAACGGTGGTCGTATTCGTCTGCAACCTCAAAAGGACTGGGCAGTCAACGAGCCTGCCGAATTGAAGACAACTCTGACTGTTCTCGAAAAGATTCAGAAAGAATTCAACGGAGCTCAGCGAGGTGGAAAGAAGATATCCATGGCGGATTTGATTGTCCTCGCAGGATGTGCTGGAGTGGAGGAAGCTGCCAAGAGAGCGGGAACGCCTGTCCAAGTTCCCTTCGAGCCTGGTCGCGCAGATACCACGCAGGAGTTGACCGATACTGCCTCCTTCAAGCCCCTCGAGCCAACCGTCGATGGCTTCCGAAATTACAAGCACCCCAAGCACAAGCGACCTGCCGAGCAATACTTGGTGGATCGGGCTCATATGCTGACGTTGTCTGCCCCCGAGATGACAGCTTTGGTCGGAGGGCTCCGAGTGCTCGGAGCGAACACGGGGAATACCAAGCTCGGTGTATTCACCGAAAAGCCGGAGACTTTGACCAATGACTTTTTCGTCCACCTGCTGGATCAAGAAACCGAGTGGAAGAAGTCAGGCGATTCGGAAGAGGTGTTCGAAGGGAAAGACCGAAAGTCAGGCAAGGTCAAGTGGACTGGTACGCGTGTCGATTTGGTCTTCGGTTCGAATTCCCAGTTGAGGGCCATTTCGGAAGTGTATGCGAGCGGCGACGGAAAAGAAAAATTCGTGAAGGATTTCGTTGCGGCTTGGAACAAAGTGATGCACCTGGATCGCTTCGATTTGGATCCGTCGCTTCGGCAAGCGGCAAAGAAAGTAGCCTCCAACTAG
- a CDS encoding mechanosensitive ion channel domain-containing protein — protein sequence MRHHRGLVGNFCQALFVVMLFGLAVHREGWSLRLAAQDPPAVEESAPAKPEDKGEEKLAAPVKVEVEPIAEDRQIERRLLRILTATEWFTEPDVRVDEGVVFLAGMARREEHKNWASELAQKTQDVVAVVNRMSVQASPLWDLRPAWREAEDLGRNLIRSVPLMLLALGLILLTWLLAGISHRLARFTFDSKLRSPLLAEVAARGITLLVFVIGLYVSLRISGLTQIAATLLGGTGLIGLIIGIAFRDIAENFLASVLISVQRPFSLGDLIEVGANMGFVQSVTMRGTLMMTLEGNHLQIPNSIVYKSIIRNLTSNPNVRLQIDIGIGYDDSISNVQQVILKVLQEHEAVLDNPEPMVLADTFGTSSVNLRCYAWIDTSKHSGLRVRSSLLRLIKQAIQDEGVSIPDGAREVIFPREIPIRILDPQPAVAHETKAATMLYDGSSTASAKPIVAPTANSDDERREAATEAEAGLVSEAEEIKEQARNARKPEGGENILATEVETPDDEGVDEKKQ from the coding sequence TGTTGTTATGCTTTTTGGGTTGGCGGTGCATCGAGAGGGGTGGAGTTTGCGACTCGCAGCGCAGGATCCGCCTGCAGTGGAAGAATCGGCACCGGCAAAGCCGGAAGACAAGGGAGAGGAGAAGCTGGCTGCACCGGTCAAGGTGGAAGTGGAACCGATTGCAGAGGACCGTCAGATCGAGCGACGGTTGCTTCGGATCCTCACTGCCACCGAATGGTTCACCGAGCCGGATGTTCGTGTCGACGAGGGAGTCGTGTTTCTTGCTGGGATGGCGAGGCGCGAAGAGCACAAAAACTGGGCTTCGGAGCTCGCGCAGAAAACCCAGGATGTCGTCGCAGTCGTCAATCGAATGAGTGTTCAAGCGTCTCCGCTATGGGACCTTCGGCCCGCATGGCGAGAAGCCGAGGATTTGGGACGCAATCTTATCCGTTCCGTCCCCTTAATGCTCCTTGCTCTCGGCTTGATTCTGCTGACATGGTTGTTAGCTGGAATCTCTCACCGTCTGGCGAGATTCACCTTTGACTCCAAGCTCAGGAGTCCGCTGCTGGCTGAGGTCGCTGCCAGGGGGATAACTTTACTGGTCTTCGTTATCGGATTGTATGTTTCACTGCGCATATCGGGATTGACTCAAATCGCAGCAACCTTGTTGGGTGGTACCGGATTGATAGGGCTTATCATCGGTATCGCATTTCGCGACATTGCAGAGAACTTTCTCGCCAGTGTCCTCATCAGCGTGCAGCGCCCGTTCTCACTTGGTGATCTCATCGAAGTCGGTGCGAATATGGGGTTCGTTCAGAGCGTCACCATGCGCGGTACCTTGATGATGACATTGGAAGGCAATCATTTGCAGATTCCGAACTCCATTGTTTATAAGAGCATCATTCGCAATTTAACGTCCAATCCGAATGTTCGGCTGCAGATCGACATCGGCATTGGGTACGACGATTCCATCAGCAATGTCCAGCAAGTCATCTTGAAGGTACTGCAGGAGCACGAAGCGGTCTTGGACAATCCCGAGCCCATGGTCTTGGCCGATACGTTCGGCACGTCCTCCGTCAATCTTCGCTGCTACGCGTGGATCGATACGTCCAAGCACAGCGGCCTTCGCGTTCGTTCTTCTCTCTTGCGGTTGATTAAACAGGCCATTCAAGACGAGGGGGTCTCGATTCCGGATGGCGCGCGTGAAGTGATCTTCCCGCGTGAGATTCCCATTAGGATCCTGGATCCTCAACCGGCCGTTGCCCATGAAACCAAAGCGGCCACCATGCTCTACGATGGTTCGTCCACCGCGTCCGCAAAACCAATTGTTGCACCGACTGCGAATAGCGACGATGAACGGCGAGAGGCCGCAACGGAGGCGGAAGCGGGATTGGTGAGCGAAGCGGAAGAGATCAAAGAGCAGGCCCGTAACGCGAGAAAACCGGAGGGGGGAGAAAATATTCTGGCCACGGAGGTTGAAACTCCAGACGACGAGGGTGTTGACGAAAAGAAACAATAA